One segment of Acidianus sp. HS-5 DNA contains the following:
- a CDS encoding MFS transporter: protein MQKYIHSTISAFFSWAGNIYDLLIVTYVYYYFQKCLGLNAVEGTLLFALGLIFRVIGGYVFGKIADQRGRKPVLIVGTAGYSIFQGLMAFSPNAAVLLIARALQGLFMGAQWTAGTVIAYEQAPPSARGLINGIVQAGYGVGYALTGVAFIAFAPSMGGIGWRLFLLTGAVPIILLPYVILKVSDVKVSRKVVSNANVKEYTKVLIRSSIIISGMFFSYYSIFAVYPDLAEYLGLSKDFVGLMMTAANVALAISFIVYGRIADFINKRKLITYGVIGEMIGLPMMLPILIKSPELMLIGLLVYSIATGFWPLAPLLIVESVPPEVRSALTGLSYNLGSVIGGIGSITMGSLVQIFGLTNSPLFGNILGYSSLVIVLVTLLTWPRGTVSTK from the coding sequence ATGCAAAAATATATTCATTCTACAATTTCAGCATTCTTCTCATGGGCAGGAAACATCTATGATTTACTAATAGTAACTTACGTTTATTATTATTTTCAGAAATGCTTAGGCTTAAATGCAGTAGAGGGCACATTACTTTTCGCCTTAGGTCTAATTTTTAGAGTGATTGGTGGTTACGTTTTCGGAAAGATCGCTGACCAAAGAGGTAGGAAACCAGTATTAATAGTAGGGACTGCAGGATATTCGATATTTCAAGGTTTAATGGCTTTTTCTCCAAACGCAGCAGTTTTACTAATAGCTAGAGCTCTGCAAGGCTTATTTATGGGCGCACAGTGGACAGCAGGAACTGTAATAGCTTACGAGCAAGCGCCTCCAAGTGCGAGAGGATTAATAAATGGGATAGTTCAAGCAGGCTATGGAGTAGGCTATGCATTAACTGGAGTTGCATTCATAGCTTTTGCTCCTTCAATGGGCGGAATAGGTTGGAGATTATTTTTACTTACCGGTGCAGTTCCTATAATCTTATTACCTTATGTTATTTTGAAAGTTTCCGATGTAAAAGTCTCTAGAAAAGTAGTAAGTAACGCAAATGTGAAAGAATACACTAAAGTGCTAATAAGATCTTCAATAATAATCTCAGGAATGTTCTTTTCTTACTATTCGATATTTGCAGTTTACCCTGATTTAGCTGAGTATTTAGGGCTTTCTAAGGATTTTGTAGGCTTGATGATGACCGCAGCCAATGTGGCTTTGGCAATATCTTTTATTGTATATGGTAGAATTGCTGATTTCATAAATAAAAGGAAACTAATAACTTACGGTGTTATAGGAGAAATGATAGGTTTACCTATGATGTTACCTATTCTCATAAAGTCTCCTGAGCTTATGCTTATAGGTCTATTAGTATACTCAATAGCTACAGGGTTCTGGCCTTTGGCTCCATTATTAATAGTTGAGTCAGTTCCTCCAGAAGTCAGGTCTGCATTAACTGGACTATCCTATAATCTGGGCAGTGTAATTGGCGGAATAGGATCAATAACCATGGGCTCTTTAGTTCAGATATTCGGATTAACGAATTCCCCATTGTTTGGCAATATCTTAGGCTATTCATCATTAGTTATAGTTTTAGTTACTTTGCTAACTTGGCCTAGAGGAACAGTTAGTACAAAGTGA
- a CDS encoding GNAT family N-acetyltransferase, with translation MTDVEKPFKSGDHRMDKYTLKDYYLWKLQGDLVYVLDVDGNIAGVIDIIEENESLLVDMLARNILINAEKVGSRLLGFAEDLAKNKGKKTVKLEALDTAVGFYKKMGYKEIYKKIDKEWGLLTLMEKEVENYAIEKVYY, from the coding sequence ATGACTGACGTAGAGAAGCCTTTCAAGAGTGGAGATCATAGAATGGATAAATATACTCTTAAAGATTATTATCTCTGGAAATTGCAGGGAGACTTAGTTTATGTTCTAGATGTTGATGGAAATATTGCAGGGGTTATAGATATTATTGAAGAGAACGAAAGCTTACTAGTGGATATGCTAGCCAGAAATATTTTAATTAATGCAGAAAAAGTTGGTAGTAGACTTCTTGGCTTTGCAGAAGATTTAGCTAAAAATAAAGGTAAGAAAACAGTAAAACTTGAGGCCTTAGATACCGCAGTAGGATTTTACAAAAAAATGGGATACAAAGAAATATATAAGAAAATCGATAAAGAGTGGGGATTACTCACATTAATGGAGAAAGAAGTTGAGAATTATGCTATAGAAAAGGTCTATTATTAA
- a CDS encoding MFS transporter, translating into MKERGAIVVIFITSFSFFLSYFSRIAWSIVSVYSSLKPTELQDGIIFSLFFIGYVIVQIPSGFIANSYSKMTSLVSLLGLSLASFLSGYANSITFEYLASILMGLFAGWIYPTTIRILSCKFSGRELPIAIGYYSLAWPLSIVLSGVILPYFSIHFSWRFPYYLISVMSLLAALSYLPMRIKNSKIERKSLFIVAKNRSVIIVSLSGFLFFLSYWIITLYAYKYFLTLGLNAYLAGFAYSMLALTGIPSTIISGYIIRKIGIKNSLTLFEGIYGFLTLNLSYYLSLIQIFLVTSVMGFVRFIITPANSSAVSTIDRKNAGSVSGFANFFWQSSGILAPLIASIIITSIGFNLLWTLAGFIIIISSFIYLFLLKIKE; encoded by the coding sequence ATGAAAGAAAGGGGAGCAATAGTAGTAATCTTTATCACATCATTTTCCTTCTTCCTTAGTTATTTTTCTAGAATTGCATGGAGTATAGTTTCAGTTTATTCTTCACTTAAACCTACAGAACTGCAGGATGGAATTATATTTTCCCTCTTTTTTATTGGTTATGTTATAGTTCAAATTCCTTCTGGCTTTATTGCAAACAGTTACTCAAAGATGACTTCTTTAGTATCATTACTTGGATTATCTTTAGCTTCTTTCCTTTCAGGTTATGCTAACTCAATTACTTTTGAATATCTTGCGAGCATTTTGATGGGATTATTTGCTGGCTGGATTTATCCTACTACTATAAGGATTCTGTCTTGCAAATTTTCTGGAAGAGAATTACCTATTGCTATAGGATATTACAGTCTTGCTTGGCCTTTGTCTATTGTATTATCTGGAGTAATTCTACCATATTTTAGCATTCACTTTAGTTGGAGATTTCCTTATTATTTAATTTCGGTAATGTCTTTACTTGCAGCTCTATCTTATTTACCCATGCGCATTAAAAATTCTAAAATTGAAAGAAAGTCCCTCTTTATCGTAGCAAAAAATAGAAGTGTCATAATAGTTAGTTTGTCTGGATTTCTTTTCTTCCTCTCTTATTGGATAATAACACTTTATGCATATAAATACTTTCTTACTTTAGGGTTGAACGCTTATCTTGCGGGATTTGCGTATTCAATGTTAGCCTTAACTGGAATTCCTTCTACTATAATTTCTGGATATATAATAAGGAAAATAGGAATAAAGAATTCCTTAACACTTTTTGAAGGAATTTACGGTTTTCTTACACTAAATTTATCATATTATTTATCTTTAATTCAGATATTCCTAGTAACGAGTGTCATGGGTTTTGTTAGATTTATAATAACTCCTGCAAATTCTAGTGCAGTTTCCACAATAGATAGGAAAAATGCAGGTAGTGTTTCGGGATTTGCGAATTTCTTCTGGCAAAGCAGCGGTATTCTTGCTCCTTTAATTGCCTCAATAATTATAACATCCATAGGATTTAATTTACTTTGGACTCTTGCTGGTTTTATAATAATAATCTCCTCATTCATTTACTTATTTTTATTGAAAATTAAGGAATGA
- a CDS encoding zinc ribbon domain-containing protein produces the protein MQKLYTGRYVNLQALAQEINSILLQEGWESTVQPMMMGNPQYQDYMIRGLKKGHLHHAEELIVRLTGSPSEFRIVIEEEHIGPLGRELIDRRLLKQVDKEISDGLFDLPMQQQSMQPMAQPAVTQPTAQQVRCPQCGYLNPAGAKFCLNCGARLA, from the coding sequence ATGCAAAAGCTCTATACCGGAAGGTACGTAAACCTTCAAGCATTAGCCCAAGAGATTAATAGTATATTATTACAAGAAGGTTGGGAATCAACAGTACAACCAATGATGATGGGAAATCCGCAGTACCAAGATTATATGATTAGAGGGTTGAAAAAAGGTCATCTTCATCATGCAGAAGAATTAATAGTTAGACTTACAGGGAGTCCATCAGAATTTAGGATAGTAATTGAAGAGGAGCACATAGGTCCTTTAGGTAGAGAATTAATAGACAGGAGGTTATTAAAACAAGTAGACAAGGAAATAAGTGATGGTCTATTTGATTTACCAATGCAGCAACAGTCAATGCAACCAATGGCGCAACCTGCAGTTACTCAACCTACAGCACAACAAGTAAGATGCCCCCAGTGCGGTTATTTAAATCCAGCAGGAGCTAAATTCTGCCTAAATTGTGGAGCAAGATTAGCTTAA
- a CDS encoding FAD/NAD(P)-binding oxidoreductase: MTKVLILGGRFGALTPAYTLKRLVGSKAEIKLINESRYSWLRLDLPHVSIGVKDVDEFKLDLAQALPEKGIEFQEGKVIKIDAKNNEITYKKPDGSIEEEEYDYVIVGIGAHLGTELIKGWDKYGYSVCEPEFALKLRDRLETFQGGNITIGSGYFYQGHNPRPKVPENLAPFSDAACEGPVFEMSLMLHGYFKKRGMLDKVKMTVYSPGEYLSDLSSDARKAVGEMYKELGITLIQKFRVREITEHEIIDENGNKLPSDLSLILPPYTGNPALKNSTPDLVDDGGFIPTDLNMVSIKYDNVYASGDSNAMTVPKLAYLAVKTGRIAAQHLANRLGVPTKVDKYDPAVVCIADNPLEGYGVAVSDNTMYKGTHSTAVPSPTNSLKKELFVKYFMWSKGDLALEKYFGEW, translated from the coding sequence ATGACTAAAGTATTAATCTTAGGAGGAAGATTCGGAGCATTGACACCAGCGTACACTTTAAAAAGACTAGTAGGAAGTAAAGCAGAAATAAAGCTAATAAACGAGAGCAGATACAGCTGGTTAAGATTAGACTTACCTCACGTTTCAATAGGAGTAAAAGACGTTGACGAGTTCAAGTTAGATTTAGCTCAAGCATTGCCCGAAAAAGGTATAGAATTTCAAGAAGGAAAAGTAATTAAAATAGATGCAAAGAATAACGAGATTACATATAAAAAACCAGATGGCTCAATAGAGGAGGAAGAATATGATTACGTAATTGTGGGAATAGGAGCACATTTAGGTACTGAACTAATTAAAGGCTGGGATAAATACGGTTACAGTGTATGCGAACCAGAGTTTGCTTTGAAGCTAAGGGATAGGCTAGAAACTTTTCAAGGAGGAAACATAACAATAGGTTCAGGATACTTCTATCAAGGTCATAATCCGAGGCCTAAAGTTCCAGAAAATTTAGCTCCATTCTCAGATGCTGCTTGCGAAGGACCAGTTTTTGAAATGTCATTAATGCTCCACGGATATTTCAAGAAAAGGGGAATGTTAGATAAGGTTAAGATGACAGTGTATTCGCCTGGTGAGTATTTATCAGATTTATCCTCAGATGCTAGAAAAGCAGTAGGAGAAATGTACAAAGAGCTTGGAATTACTTTAATCCAAAAATTTAGAGTAAGGGAAATTACAGAGCATGAAATAATTGATGAAAATGGCAATAAATTGCCTTCAGACCTTTCACTAATTTTACCTCCCTATACTGGAAATCCTGCATTAAAGAATTCAACCCCTGACTTAGTAGACGACGGCGGATTCATTCCAACAGACTTAAACATGGTATCAATTAAATACGATAACGTTTATGCTTCAGGAGACTCGAATGCAATGACGGTTCCCAAATTAGCTTATTTAGCTGTAAAGACTGGGAGGATTGCTGCGCAGCACTTAGCTAATAGGTTAGGAGTTCCTACAAAGGTTGATAAGTACGATCCTGCAGTAGTTTGCATTGCAGATAATCCTTTAGAAGGCTACGGCGTTGCAGTAAGCGATAATACGATGTACAAGGGAACTCACTCCACTGCAGTTCCTTCTCCAACGAATTCTCTAAAGAAGGAGTTATTCGTTAAATACTTCATGTGGAGTAAAGGAGACTTAGCGTTAGAAAAATACTTCGGTGAATGGTAG